One genomic window of Mogibacterium diversum includes the following:
- a CDS encoding AEC family transporter — MEILITSIQSIIPIIAIIALGYFLQNHGWFGESFGSNLSRLIMNVALPASIFVSVMKYLTFDKLVSLSEGLVYTFAAFGLGYVAAFIAVKAFHVRPGRRGTMINTFVNANTIFIGLPLNVALFGNKALPYFLIYYITNTVSTWTLGVYLMSSDSKSGKHKSAEKFDWKKLLPAPLVGFLVALVFLVLRIPVPAFATSTLTYVGNIVTPLSLIYIGIVLAKAGLKTITLDKDTIITLVGRFVLGPVVMVAILMLTAKNMPVDEFRTFVIQAAAPALAVLPILASHGDGDVEFSTNVVTLSTILFVIVVPIVDTLLGFM; from the coding sequence ATGGAGATATTAATCACCTCTATACAGAGTATTATTCCGATTATTGCGATAATAGCCTTAGGATACTTTCTACAGAATCACGGATGGTTTGGAGAGTCTTTTGGCTCCAACTTATCGCGGTTAATAATGAATGTTGCATTACCGGCGTCTATTTTCGTGTCAGTAATGAAATATCTAACCTTCGATAAACTTGTTAGTCTATCTGAGGGACTCGTCTACACATTTGCTGCATTTGGACTAGGATATGTTGCAGCCTTTATTGCAGTTAAAGCATTTCACGTAAGGCCGGGGCGCAGGGGCACGATGATAAATACCTTTGTAAATGCCAACACCATTTTCATAGGTTTGCCTCTCAATGTAGCGTTGTTTGGGAACAAGGCTTTGCCATATTTCCTCATATACTACATCACTAATACCGTTTCGACCTGGACTTTAGGAGTTTACCTGATGTCTAGCGATAGCAAATCGGGTAAGCATAAGAGCGCAGAAAAGTTCGACTGGAAGAAGCTGCTTCCAGCGCCATTAGTTGGTTTCTTAGTGGCTCTAGTATTCCTCGTTTTGAGGATTCCAGTACCAGCTTTTGCTACTAGCACGCTTACATATGTAGGAAATATCGTAACACCGCTGTCGCTAATCTATATAGGTATAGTCCTTGCAAAGGCTGGCCTTAAGACGATTACACTGGATAAGGATACGATTATAACCCTAGTAGGTCGTTTCGTATTAGGACCTGTAGTTATGGTTGCAATACTTATGCTCACAGCTAAGAATATGCCGGTTGATGAATTTAGGACGTTCGTTATACAGGCGGCTGCACCTGCTCTAGCGGTGCTGCCAATCCTAGCAAGCCATGGAGATGGTGATGTCGAGTTCTCGACTAATGTAGTAACATTAAGTACGATTCTGTTCGTTATAGTAGTGCCGATTGTTGATACACTGCTCGGATTTATGTAA
- a CDS encoding malolactic enzyme, which produces MNAHDILNNPFLNKGTAFTLEERQELGLIGLLPPYVQTIEEQAAETYAQLQTKANDLEKRLFLMEIFNTNRTLFYYLFSHHLEEFNPIVYDPTIADTIEGYSNLFVNPQYAGYLDINHPEHIEETLRNAAGGRDIRLIVVTDAEEILGIGDWGANGVDISVGKLMVYTGAAGIDPATVLPLVIDAGTNRESLRNNPNYLGNRHERVRGDRYYDFIDKFVNTAEKLFPKLYLHWEDFGRSNAANILEKYRKDIPTFNDDIQGTGIVTLGGIFGSLAVTGEKLTDQVYLCFGGGTAGAGIASRVLREMVTMGLSEEDAYKRFFMVDKQGLLFDDMDDLTPEQRPFAKKRSDYPNADKLTDLLEVVKTVKPTILVGTSTVPNTFTKEVVEAMCENTERPMIFPLSNPTKLAEATAEDLIAWSDGKAFVATGIPAGTVSYKGVDYVIGQANNALIYPGLGLGMLASEASLLTDEMIGAAAHSLSGIIDMSKPGAPVLPPFKYVADVSIRVAEAVAKTAQKQGLARAEETDMVKAVQDMKWYPKH; this is translated from the coding sequence ATGAATGCACATGATATTTTAAATAATCCTTTTCTTAATAAAGGAACCGCATTTACTCTAGAGGAGCGTCAGGAACTTGGGCTTATTGGCCTATTGCCACCTTACGTTCAGACCATCGAGGAACAGGCCGCTGAGACTTATGCTCAGCTTCAGACCAAGGCTAATGATCTTGAGAAGAGACTCTTTCTCATGGAAATATTTAATACTAATCGCACACTGTTCTATTATCTTTTCTCACATCATCTAGAAGAGTTCAATCCAATTGTCTATGACCCAACTATTGCCGACACTATCGAGGGATACAGCAACCTCTTTGTAAATCCTCAGTATGCAGGTTACCTCGACATTAATCATCCAGAGCATATTGAGGAAACTCTTAGAAATGCAGCTGGCGGCAGGGATATAAGACTGATTGTAGTAACCGATGCCGAAGAAATCCTCGGAATTGGCGATTGGGGTGCAAATGGTGTGGATATCTCAGTAGGAAAGTTAATGGTGTACACTGGCGCGGCAGGAATTGATCCAGCTACGGTTCTACCACTAGTTATCGATGCAGGAACTAACCGTGAGTCGCTTCGCAATAATCCAAATTACCTCGGAAATCGCCATGAGAGGGTGCGCGGTGATCGTTACTATGACTTCATCGATAAGTTTGTCAATACGGCAGAGAAGCTATTCCCTAAGCTGTATCTGCACTGGGAGGACTTCGGGCGTTCAAATGCCGCAAATATTCTCGAGAAATATCGTAAGGATATTCCTACCTTTAACGATGATATACAGGGAACGGGTATCGTAACTCTTGGCGGAATCTTCGGATCGCTTGCGGTTACAGGTGAGAAACTTACTGACCAGGTATACCTATGCTTTGGCGGTGGAACTGCCGGTGCAGGAATTGCCTCACGTGTACTCCGCGAGATGGTAACTATGGGGCTTTCAGAAGAAGATGCTTACAAGAGGTTCTTTATGGTGGATAAGCAGGGACTTCTCTTCGATGATATGGATGATTTGACTCCTGAGCAGAGACCTTTTGCTAAGAAGCGTTCGGATTATCCTAACGCAGATAAGCTGACAGACTTACTTGAGGTTGTGAAGACAGTAAAGCCAACAATACTTGTTGGAACATCAACAGTGCCAAATACTTTTACGAAGGAAGTTGTTGAGGCTATGTGCGAGAATACTGAACGCCCAATGATTTTCCCTCTATCAAATCCAACGAAACTTGCAGAGGCCACTGCGGAAGATTTAATTGCTTGGTCTGATGGAAAGGCTTTCGTAGCAACTGGAATCCCAGCAGGTACAGTTTCGTATAAGGGTGTTGACTATGTAATTGGACAGGCTAATAATGCGCTAATCTATCCAGGGCTTGGGCTTGGAATGCTCGCATCGGAGGCAAGCTTACTGACAGATGAGATGATTGGGGCTGCAGCTCACTCACTGAGTGGAATCATTGATATGAGCAAGCCAGGAGCACCTGTGCTACCTCCTTTCAAGTACGTAGCGGATGTATCCATTAGAGTTGCCGAAGCAGTTGCTAAGACTGCCCAGAAGCAGGGACTTGCACGTGCTGAAGAAACGGATATGGTCAAGGCTGTTCAGGATATGAAGTGGTATCCAAAGCACTAA
- a CDS encoding DUF4317 domain-containing protein, producing MNRKEIREIKKRFSPDTNNFGHIYGCYVNAAREIITYMDSPTMLMENEEREMYMKTLKKVLSGALGRNLLDVEFSTAQVEDSDEHRLLQTLRTSHLSNETMRKILFQRIIDSVDMGDTGYVILLAADAYDVPYKDSGSDEWSEESTDQFEYFVCCLCPVKDPKGALRYLAEEKNFRGASTGSILGAPDMGFMFPTFDDRMTNIYQALYYTRSSADVHSDFLKAVFNLEKLPMAANTQKNAFDSALADSLKDECDIDIVKALHIQIDEKIDLLKEAKSDEAPEIHINELEEILMKSGTSDEAIEKFHDTCKQYFEGEEFFNPENLINRRQFKIETPEVNVSVDPEHAFGIRTEVIDGRSYLMIPISEGITVNGVDVSIPDGSIAPN from the coding sequence ATGAATCGCAAGGAAATTAGAGAGATTAAGAAGAGATTTAGCCCGGATACGAACAATTTTGGGCATATTTATGGTTGCTACGTCAATGCTGCGCGAGAGATTATCACGTACATGGATTCGCCGACGATGCTCATGGAAAATGAAGAGCGCGAGATGTACATGAAGACTCTAAAGAAGGTGCTGTCTGGCGCACTAGGCAGGAATCTACTAGATGTTGAGTTCTCGACGGCTCAGGTCGAGGATAGCGATGAGCATAGGCTGCTTCAGACGCTGAGGACTTCGCATCTCAGTAACGAGACTATGCGCAAGATTTTATTTCAGAGAATTATCGATAGCGTAGATATGGGAGATACTGGTTACGTTATCTTGCTGGCTGCCGATGCCTATGATGTGCCATATAAGGATAGCGGTAGTGACGAGTGGTCGGAAGAGTCGACGGATCAGTTCGAGTATTTCGTCTGCTGTCTGTGTCCTGTAAAAGACCCGAAGGGTGCACTCAGATACCTTGCCGAGGAGAAAAATTTCCGCGGTGCATCGACTGGCAGCATACTCGGAGCTCCGGACATGGGCTTCATGTTCCCGACCTTCGATGACAGGATGACTAACATATATCAGGCGCTCTATTATACGAGGAGTTCGGCTGACGTTCATAGCGATTTTCTCAAGGCGGTGTTCAACCTAGAAAAGCTACCGATGGCTGCAAATACACAGAAGAATGCATTTGACAGTGCACTCGCTGACTCGCTAAAGGATGAATGTGATATTGACATCGTGAAGGCACTTCATATCCAGATAGATGAGAAAATAGATCTACTTAAGGAAGCAAAATCCGATGAAGCTCCAGAGATTCACATCAATGAGCTAGAGGAAATTCTCATGAAGAGCGGAACCTCTGACGAGGCAATCGAGAAGTTCCATGATACGTGTAAGCAGTATTTTGAAGGGGAAGAATTCTTTAACCCTGAGAACCTCATCAACCGCAGGCAGTTTAAGATAGAGACGCCTGAGGTGAATGTCAGTGTGGATCCAGAGCATGCCTTTGGAATTAGGACGGAGGTTATCGATGGCCGTAGCTATCTGATGATTCCGATTAGCGAAGGAATTACAGTGAATGGTGTGGATGTTAGCATTCCGGATGGAAGCATAGCACCGAACTAA